The Musa acuminata AAA Group cultivar baxijiao chromosome BXJ2-5, Cavendish_Baxijiao_AAA, whole genome shotgun sequence genomic interval TCATCTTTTTACTTGTTTATGTGGATGACTTAATTATTACTAATAATAAACTAGTAATAATTAATCAGTTTATTCAACAACTTGAAAATAAGTTTTCTATCTAAGATTTTGGGTCTCTCGATTATTTTCTTGCTATTCAAGTAATCCATGTGATAAATAATTTGTTTCTTTCTCAACAGAAATATATTCATGACCTTCTTGATCATACCAAAATGTTTGAAGCTAATACTATTACTACACTAATTTCTATAAGTGTTCCTCTTACCTTATCTGATAGTGTTAATCTTAGTGATGCTATCGAGTATCATCAAGTTACTAGTAGTCTATAGTATTTGACATTTACTCATCTGAATATTACATATGTAatgaataaattatctcaatttatGCACAGGCCCACTTTCAATCATTGGACAACTATTAAATATCTTCTTCGATACTTAAAGAGCACTATTGATTATGGCTTATTTCTTTGAAAAGTTTCTCCTTTATTACTTCATGCATTTTCGGATGTTGATTGGGTAGGTAATAATAATGACAAGATATCTATTAGTGCTTATATCATATTTCTTGGTCACAATCCAAGAGAGTTTCAAGATTCAATGCTCTATTGCAAGATCTTTTACGAAGGTTAAATATTGGGCGATTACTTCTATAACCGCTAAACTTTATTAGATTCGATCATTGCTATATAAACTATTTGTTACAATCTTTGATCTCCAtctatatattgtgataatatcaaAGTAATATATCTATGTACTAATCTTGTATTTCACTCTCGAGTAAAGCATATAGCTATCGACTTTCACTTTATTGGTTCACAATAATGAACCATATGTCTCTCATGTCTTATTTTCTAATCAACTTACAAATGCTTTTACTAAGCCTTTATCTCGCTACCAATTCTTTCTACTTCTGTCCAAGATTGGTGTCTTTGATAGGAGCACTATATTGCAAGGACATATTAGGAAatatattattgagaaaaataaatcatgacaagattatcatgatcctcttaatattttgatattatgttatgatgattctaaatcataaaattcatgataacatattttaatgattatatcAATAAAGATCATGATCTCAACATGATCTTCTAAATCATGAAATgatttagtaaatattttatatttattattgattgagAAAGTTATGTAAGTACTATATTTTATAATTTCTCCGTGTATATAAATTCATATTTACTATCAATAAAATTTAGCCAATCATTTCTTCTCACAAAGATTCTTGAGGTTAAACCTTCCATTATGATGAAAATGGCTTCCTTTACTATTCTAAAATCAGATGACAAGTTCGTAAGGACTCAAGGAACAAGCCTTAATTTGACCTTCAATTTGCAATAAAAAAGTTAAAAGCAAAGCATGTTTTTATAGTTAATGATAtggattatttatgataaaacTCATCAAGATCTATCTAAAAATTATGTACTACATCATATCAAATTTAGCACTATagatattaatttataattagttAGTCATTTTATGCAACCAAAAAGTCCATTAATAATCATTATAAATCAAATGAATCATTTAAACCTAACCTATTTATTGGGATTAAAACATCCAAAGAATATTTTAGATAATTTATACCTAACTTTTTAACTAGGCTAGAAGCATAATCTTGCACCGATATGCCTCCCAAAGCAAAAGCACCTAAAGAGCCCGGTTCATCCCCTTAGGCAAAAGTATTTCGAACTCCCTAAATGGTTACTTGACCAAACTTATAGATACACCTCTCTTAAACGGAAGCATTTGGAGCCCTAATGTAGTTTTCTTGATCCAAAGCTTCTCACACCCTATGTGCCCCTAGTGTCTCAAACCACTTGATGTCATTTTCTTGGCCCAAGATCTCACCATAGGACCCAAAATCCGTTGCTCAGACCTTTCTTCTAACAAAAGCTAGTGTAAAGTCATCAAAAGTACTATGCTTCATTTTCGGAAATCACTAGCAAAATCATCTAATAGAAACTTAATATGTGACAACCAATATGATGAGTGACGACAAAATCGGTTATGCCAAATTCACCATATCAACAATTATCACAACAACAAAAATTCTCTAATAagaattgatttaaagaaaatattccgAAACAtaagttataattataaaaatcacCTATTAGAAATTTACCACATGCACACATGAAGATTGATAATAAAATTGGATGCACCGAGTCTATCATATATCATAGTCGAAAGTATTCTCCAAGGAATAATTCAAATAATATctcttaattatttatgattaagGACTCTCGAGTATAAATCGATCCTTTTGTTTCTCCCTATGTCTATCTTCTTCTCCTCTCGCTTTCACTATCTCCATCTAGATTTACTTAGGTGCCGAAGAGATCTAAGTCGAGAGTGAATCCGATGATGATTTTCTTAGATACATGTGTGGATTGATTTTCATACACTTGTACTCGGGATTCAATCTTAGTTCTTGTGCCATAGGTCAAGTCATCTATATGGCTTCAACCGAATAAAAAATCATATAGTCATATAAAAACTTTACGTAGCTATATGACCTGTATAAAAAATATGTATGTTTGAACTTTCGCATAAAATTTTATGTAGTCACAAATAAGCATCGTTAATATAACATTAACTATAATGTGAAATAACCCAACTGTTAGGTCTGTTTTGATGAAATCTATAATGTTGCTGCATCAAATACTGAACACCGCTTTCTGAAAAGTTGATTGTGGTAATGGCATCAGTGAGTCAGAGGATTCGCACCGTTTCAGATGCATGTTTGCTGCCCTTCTCAAAATATTTGGATCGTATTTAACTCGACCTGGTTCGACTCGGTGCTTTGTACCGAGTTGATGAGTTCAGGTACCGTAAACATAAAGCGTCACATCCTGATCTCACTCTGACCATGTTTATTTTTCCCAAGAAACGAGAGaaacagagagacagagagagaaagagagagagagagcggaggACGCGTGTTCCGTGGAAGAGGCGCATGCCTCTCTCTTCCTCTCGTCTCCCCTTCTCTTTTCCCACTTCATTTCTCTGATCGTGTTTGATGTTTCTTCTTCCGTCGCCGgcttcttctcctccccttcATGTTCTCAGAGCCAAAACAGCGACAAAGTACGGATAAGGTATTGCAAGGAGACGAAGATTCTGGTATAGTGAAGGAGCCATGAAAGGTGGTGGCGGCAGCAAACACAAGGATGCCTGGAGTAATGGCAATAGCAAGCCTTCTGTGTCCCTTCTTTCTTCCAGGGATGCCAAGCCatcgtcatcctcctcctccatccCAAGGCTGATGATCTTTCTCGTCCTCTCCATTATCGTGATCTACCTCGTCTACCCTCTCCACGTCTTGCTCTCCAGCCCCCCTTGCcccacctcctccaccaccaccgacTCCCTCATCCACCTCTCCTCCCCCAATCAAACCAAGAGAGACGCTAGCAGACTCGATACCATCGCCAAATCGCCCCCGCCTCCTTCTCCTCCGCCTCCACGGCCCACCTCTGCGGCTGTTCTGACGGAGACGGCAACTGGGCTGCAGCACATCGTGTTCGGTATCGCGGCGTCCGCCAAGCTGTGGGAGCGCCGCAAGGAATACATCAGGCTCTGGTGGCGGCCCCGGCAGATGCGTGGCTTCGTTTGGCTCGACAAGCCCGTCAAGGAATTCAACTCGTCCTACACCCGCGACCTACCGCCCCTAAAGATATCCGGCGACACGTCCCGGTTCCCTTACGCCCACAGGCGCGGCGACCGCTCCGCCATCCGCATCTCCCGCATCGTCTCCGAGACTTTCCGCCTCCGTCTCCCTGGCGTCCGGTGGTTCGTCAtgggcgacgacgacactgttttTATCGCTGACAACCTCGCCCGCTTCCTCTCCCGCTtcgaccatcgccagccctactaCATCGGGTCTCCTTCCGAGTCCCACCTACAGAACATCTACTTCTCCTACGGCATGGCCTACGGCGGCGGCGGGTTCGCCATCAGCGCCCCCCTCGCCGCCGCCCTCTCCCGTGTCCAGGACCGCTGCCTTCGCCGCTATCCGGCCCTCTACGGCAGCGATGACCGCATCCAAGCCTGCATGGCCGAGCTCGGCGTGCCCCTCACCCGACACCCGGGGTTCCACCAGTACGACGTCTACGGCGACCTGCTCGGCCTTCTCACCGCCCATCCCGTGGCTCCGCTCCTCTCCTTCCACCACCTCGACGTCGTCCAGCCCATCTTCCCACGCGTCCGCTCCCGCGCCGCCGCCCTCCGCCGGCTCTTTGAGGGCCCCGTCCGCCTCGATCCCGCCGGGGTGATGCAGCAGTCCATCTGCTACGAGACCCAGCGGCCGTGGACAGTGTCCGTGGCCTGGGGCTTCGCGGTGCTGGTGGCGCGGGGAGTGACGTCGCCGCGGGAGATGGAGATGCCGGCACGGACGTTCCTCAACTGGTACCGCCGCGCCGACTACACGGCCTACGCCTTCAACACACGCCCCGTGGCGCGCCACCCGTGCCAACGGCCCTTCGTTTACTACCTCTCGGCCACCCGATACGACGCCGCCCGACGGACTACCGTCACGGTGTACGAGCGCCATCGCGACTCGCGCCCGACGTGCCGGTGGCGGATGCCCGACCCCGGCGCGCTCGTGGACAGCATCCTCGTCTATAAGAAGCCCGACCCGGGCCTCTGGGACCGAGTAAGCAGTTCTTTATGGTGGTTCTTCAGATCAGAATCCAAGGATGAGCTATGGTGTGACATGTTTATAGATTCGCAATCTAATGTATTCTGATCATGTTCTTTTTGGCAGTCTCCAAGGAGGAACTGCTGCAGGGTGAAGGCCTCGCCCAAGGAGGGGAAGAGGGGAGACAGGACGATGGCAATCGAGGTTGGGGTGTGCCAAGAAGGCGAGGTCACTGAGATCTTGGATTCCTAGCTCTGTCCCTGTCGCTTCCATTCTGCCTCTGTAGCAGAGGTCACGACGTCTTCTGTGTAGCTATTCTTTATAATTTTCTGCATCCTCTGTTCCTTGTTTGTGTAGGCGTAGTCACAGGCGACGCAAAAGGGAGTCGATTGGACAAACTCTTTGTTCCGCTCTTTATGACTGTTCTACAAGAACATTATTAACGTTATCTTTGTTCAAGGAATAGCTCCAAGGAGTCATCTTCCCCACGTAGTTCACGTGCTGTGATGCTACGAAGTTGTTCTTCCCATGTACGAAAAGGGGGAAAACAACAGATACAATGTAGGAACCGAGCATTGCGTATTGGTGCGTCTCGTGGTTTTGGGAACCCAATAAAGTTGCGGGGAGCGTCACGGAGGatctgcgagagagagagagagacgcgtCCGACCCTATTTAGCTCTTGACGTTTTGATGGTAGTTGCGGTGTTTGGATTGACCGATCGAATCACGCCTAAAAAGCTTTCACTGATGTGTGTGGCTTTTCAGCATCAAAGAATGTCACATCATACCACAAAATTAGAACACTGGAAGTGGGGTGGGGTTCATAACTGGTCTCCCGGAGCAGGAGCACCATTATGTTGTCCTTCAGAGAAGTTGATACTAGCATCAGCAGTTCGTTGTTGTCTTCTTTCGTCTCGCAACGAAGCAATCCGGGTAATACGGATCCACCTGTCACGGGACGCCGGGATACATGGCTTCAATGGGAAGGTCTTGAAACAGAGAAGCCGGAACGCGACACGTCCGCGCGTCCACCCGCGTCTTGCCGCCCACCGCGCAGCGCGGCTTCGATGAATCGTCAAGAACACTGCGAGTTTTAGTGCAGGAATTGATGCTTAGACACGGAGATCTCATCGAACACAAGCGACGTGCAGTGAAAACAAAAGGGAAAGATAACCGAGTGTGGTGCGCAGAGTCTCCCTGACCACAAGCTCTTTTTACTCGGAGTCGACAACCTTTATGGGTGAGAGAGGATAAAGACACTTGCGAAGCATGCGAGGCAACATCGACAGCTATCTCCCCCAGTATGCATCATGTACGTACTACTGTACAAAGCCAAAAAAACCTTTCAGTCTCCACTGGCACAAGTATCAATATACTGGAATTTAATCTCTAAGCTTATTTCCAAATGTTTTCATACCCTTTTTGCAAAAATGTATTGGAAAAGGAGACGATCCATGGATTCAGATTCCATGTAATGAATAAGTTTCCAGCAAAACATAATATAACTGAATCTTCCAACCATACCATGATCCTACGACAGCAAATACTAATAAGGTCGCTTTGGCATATCTTCGTCAGCGTAGCGTTGATATGGCATATTTTAGCCCCCAGATGAGTCATCACCGATGTCACACGCCACGTCTCAACCAATATCAGAATCCAACGTCGCACACCATCATAACCCCATGACGCACGACAAGATAGGTTCTGTACCGAGACACTATGCGACACGACTATCCCGAGGGCACAAGGCGGTGTCGTCTGACACCGCTCAGGCATCCCCCAAGACACCAGCTCGCCAGAAAAGCCATCCTATCCCACAAGGGTCAACGACCACACCGAATCGAGGCGCAACCAATCCTCATACAATAGTATATAAACCCCTGGTCGACGCCctgtcacggccttagttggaattgcataaggcgtgaggcacccttacagcaaagacgcgaacttaacttGCGTTGCCTATGTCAcgaggcacccttgcagcaaagacgcgaacttagcttacgttgcctaagtcgtgcttcgcccttgcgatttgcgtccgcaaagatcagcctacttgcaacctctcacaggtcccgaaggacttgtaaaaagagaaagttgattagttcgaagaacgagcgatggacaagtcccgacgtctcgcgaaaaggggaagctttacaagcaattcagcgagcaccttgcatacacaagagaaaagagggagaggagggaaacaaggactttagaaggttgaacgaacaactgcaagtctacaaacagttgctcaccgagtgccgggcgcgacaacaagttcctgtcaagggaacgtgcgaacttgcaaaaGATTATTCAATGCCCGAGACTATACGGAAGTGGACTACAGAAAACAGCCCATGGCACACGAAGACGGAGCTGTTTTAGGTTGTTttagggttgttttgctcggtttagtgagcggtcgctttgtagcgctgcaacttgttcgaacttacatttttacaagcagaatgactcaaaaccaagacaaaacatgctaccaagcagctatacatgtagatgagagcgacgaacggttcgttgaatggagttgttgcgggtgcgcgacgatcatTCATGACATTCGgagcccacttaaactgtcgacgccctcatcgacgcttgttggtagttgttgataattgtttcttcatgtcgcagggcatcttcgggctcccaattggcttcagtttggggaagctttcgccacttcactaagtactcgatctgctcaactccattgggtagctttatcttacgatccgctaaaatggtttcaactcgcttctcatcGGAGACTCTGGTGAGggctagccgagttggaatatttCAGAAAGCATTTtgtggatccgagtggtaggcttttacgttgctggcatgaagaacattatgaattttgaaccacgccggtagttgcaacttgtaggagacgttgcctaccctactgataattgggaagggcccttcatacttgcgcaccaatcctttgtggactttattcctaaagaattggggtgatactggttggagctttaccaacaccaaatcgccgaccttgaactcttgtggtTGCCTTCCTAAGTTTGCCTACTTCTTTatcctttttgtcgccttctccaagtaagcccgcataatatctgcattttggtgccactcctttgcgaagtggtaggttgacggactactcctagtatacccaattgccatggtatgAGGAGTTGatagttgttgtcctgtaatgatctcgaaggggctcttgttggacgcagagctccgctgcaagttgtaggagaattgggcaatgtccaacaacttcacccaatctcgttggttaacactcacgtagtgccgaagatattgctctaggagcgagtttatcctctcgGTTTAGCCAttcgtctaggggtggaggcttgtgaagaagtataacttggatcccaacaatttgaatagctcggtccagaatcgtcccaggaaccgagcatctcgatcactaatgatattatgcaggactccccaatacttcacctacttcaccacatccttcatcatcagcttggctgcctcctctgctgaatagtgtaggagagcaacaatgaaagttgtatactttgaaaatcgattgactaccacgagtatcgatccgagtctccctactagtggcaagcttgatatgaagtccaaggaaatgctctctcacggcctttctggtatgggcaacagctccaaaagtcccaccgactccacttgtacggcattcacgcgctccactttccgactcaattcatcggccatgacatttgcctttccaggcttattctccattgtcatatcaaattcaaCCAAGAAGTCCTATCA includes:
- the LOC103973162 gene encoding uncharacterized protein LOC103973162, which gives rise to MKGGGGSKHKDAWSNGNSKPSVSLLSSRDAKPSSSSSSIPRLMIFLVLSIIVIYLVYPLHVLLSSPPCPTSSTTTDSLIHLSSPNQTKRDASRLDTIAKSPPPPSPPPPRPTSAAVLTETATGLQHIVFGIAASAKLWERRKEYIRLWWRPRQMRGFVWLDKPVKEFNSSYTRDLPPLKISGDTSRFPYAHRRGDRSAIRISRIVSETFRLRLPGVRWFVMGDDDTVFIADNLARFLSRFDHRQPYYIGSPSESHLQNIYFSYGMAYGGGGFAISAPLAAALSRVQDRCLRRYPALYGSDDRIQACMAELGVPLTRHPGFHQYDVYGDLLGLLTAHPVAPLLSFHHLDVVQPIFPRVRSRAAALRRLFEGPVRLDPAGVMQQSICYETQRPWTVSVAWGFAVLVARGVTSPREMEMPARTFLNWYRRADYTAYAFNTRPVARHPCQRPFVYYLSATRYDAARRTTVTVYERHRDSRPTCRWRMPDPGALVDSILVYKKPDPGLWDRSPRRNCCRVKASPKEGKRGDRTMAIEVGVCQEGEVTEILDS